The Sciurus carolinensis chromosome 5, mSciCar1.2, whole genome shotgun sequence genome segment GTTTTATGGATCATTTACCCCTATTCGGTGGGGCTGAGGTCTAGCCCCCAGTTTCCCAGGAGTGGAGCCTAGGATGTAGAGCTATAGGTCACCATTAGGAGGAGTTCCTCTAGGCCTCCGCGCTGCGTCCTGAATGTATTTGGACGGTTCTCTCTTGCAGCTCATCTCTATGGTTTccgttgtggttttttttttttttttttttttttttttttggtccggAATAGGCGGAGCTTCCGCTTCCGGTGGGGCAGGCCCTAGCCGTAGAGATGGCGGCAACAGCAGCTGAGGCTGCTGCTTCGGGCTCTGGAGCGCCCCGGGAAGAGGCTGAAGCCCTGGGCCCCGCCTGGGATGAATCGCAACTGCGCACTTACAGCTTCCCAACCCGGCCCATCCCGCGTCTGAGTCAGAGCGACCCCCGGGCGGAGGAGCTCATCGAAAATGAGGTGGGGGGCGGGGCGCGTctaaagagggaggaggaagagacctAGTGGGGAGGAGAGGTCAGGGGCgaatggtgagagaggtggggGACTGGTcagtctgtggactaggatttaaagGGAGAGGGAGGCGAAGAAAATGGAACATAAGGAGTTCGTACTCCTTAATAGGAGAGATTGTTCCGAAGTTGGGAAGTAGTTGGAATCATGGGAGGAGAACTCTTCTAGCGCCTTGggattaatttacttattttcaccTGATGTTTTCGCTTAGGAACCTGTAGTACTGACCGATACAAATCTTGTGTATCCTGCTTTGAAATGGGACCTTGAATACCTACAAGAGAATATTGGCAACGGAGACTTTTCTGTGTACAGTGCCAGCACCCACAAGTTCTTGTACTATGATGAGAAGAAGATGGCTAATTTCCAGAACTTTAAACCGAGGTCCAACAGGGAGGAAATGAAATTTCATGAATTCGTTGAGAAACTGCAGGATATACAGCAGCAAGGAGGGGATGAGAGGTAAGTTCCCGGATCTTGGTTTTTCATTGGATTTGGGGcatctgtttttccttcctgtgcTTATTTGAAGATGTGGTAGAGATGGGTGAGTGGAGACTGGCATCTTCCTTATCTGTATTTCTGACAGATGAATATTTGTCTCTTCTGTCCTGTAGGGGATTGAGTCGTTCTTGGGGCTACAACCAGATGGTTTTCTAGCTTGAGGGTTGAAAAAATGATTAGATTTAAGCTACCAATCCTCTAGTTTCTCCTCTTACTAAAATAATGAGAGCCACAATTGCCTAGAAGAGTCAGGCAACTGAATGAAATGAGTGAAGTTGTCTGACTGGAAACTAATAAAGTTGAAGTCATTTACACACACACTGTTCAAGTGAGAAGTCATTATTTGTTTCCATTTGGGAGTGCGGTTGCAGATTACTAGATATTCTGATTTTTCCAAAGAGGCtcaaaataaggatttttttatttgcttataatcTTTTGACTTTTAAATGTGGGCAGTagttccactttaaaaaaaaaaaaaaaactgtagggGCCAAACAAAAATGTCTGTCATTGGATTTAGCTCTGAGATAGCTAGTTTGCAGCCTTTGTTCTAAAGTATTGTGCTGACTGGGAATAGTTCAAGCTGAAAAGTTGTATAGTTTGTTTTGATTCTGGTTTAAATGGGTATCAGGAAACTTGTAACTTAGAGAAAATCGGATTAGAGGGGAGACTTGATGTTCCACAATATATCAGTGATAGATAGCAAACACAGGAAGCATTGAGGAGAATGAttcttctcttctacttttattcCTACTTAAAAGGACAGCATCTGTAGGTCCCAGATGACCTTCAGCCCTATTCTGTAAGGTTGCCTCTGGGGAATTAGTCATTGAGACTTCATGGTAAATGACCATAAGGTTTTGCCTTATCAGTTGACTTTAACACCAGCCAACTTCATGTTTTAACCGTACAGGTTGTTCAACTGAGCAAAAGGTATTAGAATCCTATTTGAGCTATTCTGAGCATTTACTATTTAAGTGTAATAGGAGTTTGTTTAGATTCATGTGTAAGTGTCCCTGACTCTTTCAAAGTGTTACTTGcaaattttttgtgtgtaaatATGTACATTGTAATCTCTAGGGAGAATTCAGAGGTTGTGTTCGAGCCTTAATGGTTCCAGGTAGATAGTGTTTCCAACTTACTAAGATTTCTAATTAATATTACCTTAACTGTTATGATTTTAGGCAGTGAAAGGTCTTTGAGCCTTTGAGGTACCATTCTTAGAACCAGGACAGAGCTGCTTCTCTTCTTCAAGTTTGCTCTCTCATTAAGGTCTCTTGCACAACTTGATCAAATGTGCATTGATTTTCATATCCTTTAAGTAACTTGTGACCTTCCTCAGGTATATTAGGAACCTGAGGCATACATCTGATGAGGTGTCCTCTGTACTTCAGCTGTTGAATGCTGTTACAGATAACAGGTTGAATCAGTTAAGATAAACTAGTTTCAAGCCAGATGTCAAAGATTTCTCACTCCCACTATGTGTTCATCACGGGTCACATCATCTTGTTGACTCTGGGACCCAAATTGCCCCAGTAGCTACTACTTGGAACTTTGTAATTGCTGTGACAGAGAAACGTATTGGGTAGTGTAGactgtttcttaaaattatagtTGGAAGCAACATAAGTCCCTTCTGTGGACATTTCACTGGCCAAAGTAAGTGAAACAAGCACATCTGGCTTTGAGCTGATCCACAGGGTGGGACCAGCTTTTGATAAACAGTGATAGTCTACCACAGTAGCCATCAAGAGCCAAAGGAGATGTTTCTGGCCTTGAGAGTGAGACTCTAGAGCAAGACAGATTCATCATTCTAGGCTTTGTGGAAATGCTTCCAGGAAATTGAAATTGTGTGAAAGTTCTGTGTATTAAGTACATCTCTATGGAGAACCTAGGATTTTTAAAGGATTTATGTTGTGACACAGaagattaagaatttttttaaaaagttagtgtTAAGCAAAACTCATAGAAGTTAGATTAGAATTCACTTCTAAGTTGGGTATGGTAGCGTATATATCtagtcccaggtacttgggaggctgaggcaagaggatcacttaagcccaCGAATTCAAGACTATTCTGGACCACATAGGAGAACTTGCATTCAAAAAGAATTCAGTTCagaattgtttgtttgttttctggtactggggattgaactctaccactagctacatccccaacccttttattttttattttgagacaaggtctccctaaatagcccagactgactttgaacttgtgatcctcctgccttggcctcccaggtagctgagattatatgcatgcaccattgcacccaacTCATGTGGTTAAAATTACATGGCTACAGCTGTTTTCTGTGGGAGATGCTGGTGTAGTGTGGATTTGGGTTTGTATTTGCAGATGTGGGGAGGTcatgtgaggtgtgtgtgtgtatgcactgATGTAATTTTCTTCTTGGGAAATGTAGGTTGTATCTGCAGCAAACACTCAATGACACTGTGGGCAGGAAGATTGTCATGGACTTCTTGGGTTTTAATTGGAACTGGATTAATAAGCAACAGGGAAAACGTGGCTGGGGACAGCTGACCTCTAACCTGTTGCTCATTGGCATGGAAGGTAAGAAATCTTTCAGAAAGCAGCATGGCTTAGAGTCATACAAATCTGTTGGCTAATCCTATCTCTACTCTTCATTAGTTTCATGACATTGAATAAGTCACTGAACTTTTTTAAGACTCAGATTCTTCATCCTGCAAAAGGAACATGATACTATCTTATAAAGagatacaaaaatgaaatgagattaaATTTTTAAGCTGGTTTTATGCATTCTGAAAaaattcccttttcccttcctcatCTGCTGTTTGAGTACATACATTGAGACACTGAGGACCTCTCTGAAAGAATGCTGTTCTCTTTTGGACCTGTCCATATTCAGAAGATTTTTATCCCTGTCGAGAGTTGGGAAAAGTTATATTTCCAATACAAATTCAAtcttttaaatagatatttatggCTGTCTATTTAAGAAGGTACAAGTAGGTACATAGCCAGGAGTCTCTAAGCTGTCCCAGTTTCCCTCCTTGGAGGCACTGCATGTTATTAGTCACTTGTGTTTCTTGCCAGAGAATTAAATACACACAAGCAAATACATGAGTGTATTCTTCTGgagtgtgtttgttttgtttcatttcaaataaaaaggaGAAGCATTTAGACTCCACTCAGGAAAAGGAACACTATTTATAGGGCAGGATCAttgtctcatttttatttccacaCTAGCTAGGTATCATGCCCACACTTAACAAGTGGTAAATAAGTTTTGTCAAACAAGGAAGCAGAATAATTATTCATCTTTCACTACCAAACTCTGAAGTCTCTTCTCTTTTCATTGTCATTTATTCAGATTTGAATCCTTTCCTACTGCGGGCATTAAAAGTTTCCAGCAGTGCAGCTTATGAATTGGCAGTTACCTGCCCCTTTGAAATCAACTCTTGATTGGCCTGCCAGGAATAAGCCATTTCTGGTTTCCTTGACTGACCTTTTCTGTTGCTTTCCTTTCCTACAGTAGGGTGCAGGGAAATGGATTCCTCAGATAGAGATGAGAGAACAACTTTCCTTTGAGGATGCATGTGGACTTTCATGAGTTAAGAAAGCAGCTGTTTTGGCATACCCCAGCTTGGGCTGGGAGTGTTTTCTGAACTCTGTGCCCTGCAGATGTGTATGTTCTACTCAAGGACTTTGCAAAGGATACAAAAATGGCCTGGTTATACATGAGTAGGTGGAACATACAACACTAGGGGAGAACTAATTTATGGTGGCATTTTAAGTAATGTATCTTATTTAAATTATACAGCACTCTCTTCGCTAATTTAATAAGCTTCCTTCCAATGAGAGTCAGCAGCCCTGGTAAGCCCCAGTGTTGCATCCCATCTGTATGATGAAGTGAGAGCAAAGGTTGAGAATCTGTAGACCCCAAAAGAGCTATACAAAGCAAAAACCCTATTCATATAAAATGACAGGTTAACTCCTCAGAGTAGATAATGCTTGCATTGTGGGTACCAGTCATTctgacagttttattttccttgaatttttgaCATTGTCAAGAAGAGTACAAGTGTACATATTATCTTACCCCGCCAGACTCGTATCATTTTGATGTGTCCTTGATTCCAGTAAGGACAgcaatattatttagaaataccTATTTTGCTAGCTGATGATGGACCTTACCTGTGATGTTTTCTAGACTTACTATCCATACAAATGTAACACCTAATTTGCTAAGATTGGCATTGTAATTTCCCTGATTCTGCCTAAAATTTGATTGGGACTCTTAACTGGGAGGGTAGACTGAATTTCTCTCTAGCACTGGGCATTCTGTTTAGCCTGTACACTAGAGCCAGTACTGTAGGTAAGAAAATGTCTTTCTTCCTACAGGAAATGTGACACCTGCTCACTATGATGAGCAACAGAACTTCTTTGCCCAAATAAAAGGCCATAAGCGATGCATCTTATTCCCTCCGGATCAGTTTGAGTGCCTCTATCCATATCCTGTTCATCACCCATGTGACAGACAGAGCCAGGTGAGGTCATATGGTCTGAGAAGGGTGTAGAACTCCAGACTGTAGGAATGCCTTTGAAATTAAAGGCTGGAatgtctttctccctccctctggtaGTATGCCAGGTTTGGTTTACAGGCTGATCATTTTTTACAGATAGACCTGAGGATAATTTCATAGTACAGCTCACATATTCCAGGCTTCTGTGCTGGTTCTCAGATGTTTATGAGTGTAAACAGCCCATGGAGCTAGATCTCAGAGCAGACCCCATCAGTGATGTGGTGGGCTCAGGTTACTCTGACTGGCTTACAAGTTCATGGAACAAAATGCACATGCCTCCATTGGATTTAATCATTGTTTTTGTCACATATGTTTTTGATATGGAGAAAGGTGAATAGAATTGAGATATGTCACTTACTGTGTTTCCTGGATCTCAGTGAGGCATATGTTTGCCTTTGTGGCCAGCCAGAGATATCCCTGTCCTTTTTGAGGAGAAAGTTACCTAGCTACTTCATGAAGTCTTTGCTGATTAGAATTTGTTCTTTGGGGGAAAGTTTCTGAAGGGTTGTTGATTGATGAGTTCTAATTCCTTACAGTACAGGTCTTTGGACCTCAGGAGCACTGAAGCTTGGAATTCTTTATCATCTAACATTCAAGGATGGACTGCCTTATGTTTTTCTCTGAAAGAGAGTTTAATGAGCATTGTGTATCTTCTGCTAGATACAAAttctaaaagcatttttaaaggtgtcttttatttttttaagtaccaaAATAACTAGTACATAGTGGTTACTTGTAAAAAATTGTTGATTgactgctcttttttctttttcttgaaccTCTTAGGTGGACTTTGACAATCCTGACTACGAGAGGTTCCCCAATTTCCAAAACGTGGTTGGTTATGAAACAGTGGTTGGCCCTGGTGATGTTCTTTACATCCCAATGTACTGGTGAGGAGGTGGCTAGGGAGGGGAGCCTCTTGGGAACTTTCTCATTCCCTAGAAAGCTTTATCTGTGTCTATTAAGTTGTGGCAGGATTGCTCTTATGTGGTCTAGAGGAAGGTTGGCACATCCAAAGTGAGCATACTGACCATGGGGGAAAATGACAATCCTATTTCCAGGAAAGGATGACCATTACTTACATCCAAAGAGATCCCAGGGGCTTGTGGCTGAAGAAGCTATTCTTGCCTCTTTGGTGTTTAGAGTCTGAACACCACTGCCTCTAGCCCATGTGTGTTTTATAGGATGATCATAAAGATACTATCTTTGCTGTTTACCTTAACTGAACTCTTACCTAATTTTCTATCCTTTCTCCAAAAGCAAACAGaagcttgtttgttttcttgcagGTGGCATCACATAGAGTCATTACTAAATGGGGGGATCACCATCACTGTGAACTTCTGGTATAAGGTATATTCTGGTATATGgttggtttcttccttttttttttttttgcccctagATGAAACAGGCTGGGGTGAGGTAGGGCTAATAAATGGTTTGGGGGCTGAGGTGGGTTTGTTAACTATTCCTGGAAGTGATTCCCCACATCTTTGGGGGAGGTGAAGAGAAAAAGGATTGAATTAGTTTCTTGGAAGGGAGAACGATACTAGGAGCAGTGAGGTGACTCTGAAGCTTACTGCTAAAGGCATTTCCTGAGCTACTGCTTCCTTTGTAGGGGGCACCTACCCCTAAGAGAATTGAATATCCTCTCAAAGCTCATCAGAAAGTGGCCATAAtgagaaatattgaaaagatGCTTGGAGAGGCCTTGGGGAACCCACAAGAGGTAAGTCAGAGTTGGTGTGACATTCTCCATAACTCCTCTGTCTCAGTATCTGATGTCCTCTCTCTCCATAGAGGTTATAGGGGTGTTTAGAAAATCCTTATTTTCCGTTAAGGGCTGGGCTTGACTAGTGGATCAATTATAATCTGTTCCATGCTAGTAGTAATGTTCCCCATGGGGCTTGTGTGCCAGCTGGGGACCCCTGAGGGGATTCTTCTGGAATGGAAAGCGTGCAGTAAAGCATCTCCGTTTGCTCTTCCAGCTGGCCAAGGCTGTTCTAGGTAGTGTTGAAACCTGCTTCCCACACAGGTACACCACTGGCACATTGGGTAAATGGGAGAGGTTTGTATTTGTAATGCTTTCACCTCCTTCCTGTGGGTAACCTTGGCATCTACAGATGCCTGTGGAGTACAGAGATGGCACCAGGCCCGGTTGCATGGCCTTTCATTTAAGATACAGAagcatttaacttttttctttgcattagggattgaatccagggtcactttattactgaactatatccccagtcctttttatttttcattttgagacaggtttcaccaagttgctgaggttgccttgaacttgtaatcctcctgcctcagcctcccaagtcactaggattacagctatgtaccaccaggcctggctacATTCAGCATTCTTTAGGCACATTGGAAAAATATGCAGAATTACTCTTGGGGGTTATTAGTTATTTTGACCTTCCCTTGTCTGTCAGTGCTGCTTAAAGATACAGGATGTTTTGATAGGGAAGGTAATACAAGATGGATCTCCAAGGTGGGCCATATCTACAATATTGGGTTGATCTTTAGGAAGGTTGATTAAAGGATTCACAGGATTGATTGGAAACTTTGTCCCTTTCCTTGACTAAACACTTAATGTCTGTAAATACTCCTGGGTCAATTCCAGGATCAGAGGACAGACAGTTCTGATTGGCTCCTCCTATCTCTTTACAGGTGGGACCTTTGTTGAACACAATGATCAAGGGCCGATACAATTAGCCTGCCAGGAGTCCAGGCCTCCTGCCAGTGACTGCTATCCCGTCCACACTGCTTCGTTGATGAGGACAGGAGACTCCAAGCACTAGTATTGCACGCTGCACTTAATGGACTGGACTCTTGCCATGGCCCTGGAGGCAGGTGTTTGGGGCAAGGCAGGGTGGTTGGCACTCCACTCCCATTTGGAGGAACTTCTCACCCTTGCCTCTTGTGCCCCAGCACCCTTCCTCTCTGACCCCCTAAAGTTCTGCATTCGGTGTGTGGAGTCCCAGCTTCTGATTGTCATCATGTCTGTGTCTGTTAGTCTGTCAActtcagggtgtgtgtgtgtgtgtgtgtgtgtgtgtgtgtgtgtgtatgcaagcACACACATAATGTTTCTGTTCCTCGTTTCCTTCTGGTCTGGCTGTCATCCCTATCTCCTGTAACCTCAGTGCCTCAGCCTGAGAGAGAGGAGATTCTCTTGGACCTCTGTTGCATTTGGGCTGCGGGGACAGAGTGAGTCCAACTCTTAGGTCAGTCTGCCTCCTGCCAGTTTTTGCAGTCAGGCTCCAGGCTAGGTAGAAACGGCTACTGGGACTCTAATGGGGGCATTGAGAGGGAGGCTTGCCTTTCAGAGCCTAGGAGAGGATTAGGTAGGGTTCTAGCTGGGACCTCCAAGTTCAAGCCATACATAGAAGGGAACCTTGGAACATAAGAACCTAGGATTGCAAATTACAGACACACAACTTTTCTTTCAGCACCAGCTCTTGTCCCTCTGCTAGGTATCAGGGGAGTTCTTGCTGTGGCTTCTCTAGGCTCTAGGGGTAcaatcctctgtgtgtgtgtctgtgtgtgtgtgtgtgtctgtgtctgtgtgcatgcacacccgtgtgtgcacatgcatataCTTCTTTACACATTGGTATGCATGTGTCCACACTGGCCAGCCTCCCTGTTCACCAAGGTTCTTCATAGCTTACCTTTTCCAGTGTGAGGCCCCAGAAGTACTACCTGACAACCTGCAGCTTTTTAACTTGGATTTTAGCCATCATATGTTAGTCCAGTCTCACTACAACCTACCTGAGGCTGACTGGCTAGAGCCTCTGGGTCCTGTGTCCCTCCCTGTCCAGGCCATATTCCCCACTGCTGATTTTCCTGGCTGAGTAGATGAAATGGGTTCAAGCTTAGGCAGCTAACTCACTACCCGTCATTCACCTCAGGGCAAGGGCAAAATATGTAGCCTTGCCTCTTTAAGCCAGCGCCTCTGCCAGACCCCACTGTAATGTTCCTTGACACACTCAGTAGGGCAATCGGTAGAGCATGGaagtagaatttcattttttattagtagCTACTCATGGGAATCCCTCTCAGGGCTGCATTTACAGCAGGACAGCAGAGTATTACACAATTCAAAGGGCCATCATTTCCATCTCTTCAGTAGAAGTGGGGCCCCTGGAATTGGGCAGAGTGGTGGCCATGTGTCTACTGACTTCCAGTTCCATCTTTGTCATCCTTTTCTCTctggaacaaaagagaaaattggaAGTCTCTGATTTTATTCCCTCCCACCTTTTTGTGGCGGGGGCAAAGGTTTACTTCCAGTTTCTGAGCTATGACTTTCTCCAGAAGCTCAGTTTACAGTGCCCTGATGGACTGAGAagatgtgtgtgcgtgtgcgcacCTGTGTGTGTATTTTGGGGAGGGTGTTTATTTTAGTACCCCATTCTGGGGTTTTCTGATGCAGTGTGGTTGTGCAGACATGGTACCTTCTCAAGTATAGCCCTTTCAAATACAGCCAATGCTGGGAAATATGATTGCAGTGAACTCCATGCCTCCATCTCTCTTGGGAAAGAGGAGTGCAGCAAGAGCAAGGCAGACAGGATAAACTTGGTCGTAATCACGCTTGGAAAGAGCAGATTATTTTCATTCTCCTTAGCAGGTCTGCTGCATTCCTGGCTCAGACCTTAAGGAGGTGGATGATATGCAACAGGGCATCAGATGCCACCTGGTTGGTCCTCACAGGGTGCTGTTCTAACACAGGTCTGACCAAAGGTGGCTAAGGGGGAAGAGAGGACCTTTGTAGGATTGTTCCTGATCCTTGAGAAATATAGTAGCCACCCTGATTTTTTAGATAACCTGATTCGTGCCTAGTGCTTTGATCTTTGTTCCTCACTATCCTGCAAGGTAGGTattctcactttacagatgaagaaatgggcTCAAAGAGATTAAGTTATTAGTGGCAATCAAGATTCAAACAGTCCATTTGGCTGCATACCCCTGTTCCTTCCTTTCCACGAAACTGTTGGTTCTTCCACCTTCTCTCATTCCCTTGTACCACGGCCCCGCCCTTAGGCCTTACCTACTGGATAGTGGCTGCATGCAGGTACAGTCCAATGGGATGAAGATCCAACTTAGGGTGAAAAACTCCTATAGGCTACAGCTAAAGACATGGGAAAACTGCTTGGGAAACCATTTTACAGGTTGAGTACTTGGAGCAGCTATAGGGGACTGAGCTCTCTATCCCATTGTGTTACCATGTGTCCTTGAATAGATTCTATAGCTCTTCCCAGTGTGCTTCTGTATCATAGAATTGAAGCTGTAATTCTAGGTGATCCATTAGTCATGATTCATGTTCTACTGTTGCCCTAACCCCCAGGAAAGATGGGGactcttcccttcattcacctAGAGTCCTTTCATTCACCTGGAGTAAAACTGTTTACGCTCAGGTTGTGTTGTAGCAGATGAAACATTACTGCTACAGTGTTGCCCCCATCTTAGCCAGTAGCAAGGGAAGCAACATACCAAGGAAAGTGGGGACTCTGGCTTCTCAAGAGGTTAGCCATGTTGCAAGTTCCCATTTTTATACCAGCAGGTACAGAGAAACTAGTGTTTTGTGAAGTCAAATATTTGTTGGGGGGTTGGAGTTTGGGGATGGAGGAGGGGCTGTTCTGGGCATCAGTTGAGCAGATGCCCAGGATGCCTGGGGGAGACCAGCTTCCCCTACAAATCAGAGCTCTAAATTACAAGGTTTTTACCAACGCGAACAGTTGGGGGAAGTCGTCTGCTCTCATTTGCGTAATGGTTTCTGTCACTGGTGATTAGACACaggatgaaggaaaagaaatttgacAATTAGGAATGAGCGATCATTAATCTGAATCTGTTAGGAGACAGAGAGGGGAAGGATCCTTACCAGTGGGCCAGCCCAGTGTGGGGAGACACTCCCTCTGTCCCCCAGAGACTTCTGAGCCAAATGTCCTTTCAGTGTTCCCAACAAGTGGGCAGAGATTGTATTTCTTAACAGACTAGGGGCCCAGGTCTCAGCCTGAGAGGGATACAGGAACAGACATCTTTGGACTTGAGCCAACAAAGATAGAGATAGATGAGTGTCACATACTAGCCTTTGGGCAAAGAATAATAATAggagagttttttgtttgtgggAAGTGTTTCTGTAATAGTCAACAATCTTGATCCCCCACCTGTGACAAGATTTTTCACCTTCCAGTGCTGCAGGGTGTGAATGAAACCCCCTCTATGAAACCCCAGGAGCTTCTGCTTAGTTGGAGAGGAAACCCCATGAGAGAAGCAGAGGTCCCCATCCATGTGTTGTATACCCTAtgtggagagaggagaaagatggGTAGAGATAACAACTTTCTAGGTTCCTTAGAGCTAGACTCTACAGGTAGGGACTTCTCATCCCAGGCCTCCCATCAACATTGACCCCCCCCCCAACCCCCTGCCACACAGCTGTGGCTATGTGGAGGCACTGAAGCCCCTGACTCAAATCTGACCTAGTGATGAGGTTAGCTGCTCAAGTTTTAGGGTATGGAGAATCCCACCAAGATCTTTCCATGTCTGTTACTTCACCCCTCATACCTTCAAACTTCAAGGACGTTCTTAATTTGCACCAAGTGATATTCCTCAGTTTTGTGACAATATACAGAAAGTTCCTTAGATCAGAGGCTCCCTCAAGTAAAAGCAGTGGGTCTGTCTCAAATTGAAGTTGCCAACAAGGAGGCTGTATCTTCCCCACAAGTTCCCTGCCTGTGGTTCTTCCGCCTTTCAAAATCTGGTGCAGAATTTAACAAGGGCTGCCATCAATGGCTCTCAGTTACCAGTACCTAAATGTGGTGGATAGTGGGGTGTGCCTGGAAGTAGCTGAGGGAGTTTCATCGGTCCTTGTCTTTTCAGTGCATGCTCTCCCCTTTGGGAGCTGCCCTCCAGCTGC includes the following:
- the Hif1an gene encoding hypoxia-inducible factor 1-alpha inhibitor isoform X1; this encodes MAELPLPVGQALAVEMAATAAEAAASGSGAPREEAEALGPAWDESQLRTYSFPTRPIPRLSQSDPRAEELIENEEPVVLTDTNLVYPALKWDLEYLQENIGNGDFSVYSASTHKFLYYDEKKMANFQNFKPRSNREEMKFHEFVEKLQDIQQQGGDERLYLQQTLNDTVGRKIVMDFLGFNWNWINKQQGKRGWGQLTSNLLLIGMEGNVTPAHYDEQQNFFAQIKGHKRCILFPPDQFECLYPYPVHHPCDRQSQVDFDNPDYERFPNFQNVVGYETVVGPGDVLYIPMYWWHHIESLLNGGITITVNFWYKGAPTPKRIEYPLKAHQKVAIMRNIEKMLGEALGNPQEVGPLLNTMIKGRYN
- the Hif1an gene encoding hypoxia-inducible factor 1-alpha inhibitor isoform X2 → MAATAAEAAASGSGAPREEAEALGPAWDESQLRTYSFPTRPIPRLSQSDPRAEELIENEEPVVLTDTNLVYPALKWDLEYLQENIGNGDFSVYSASTHKFLYYDEKKMANFQNFKPRSNREEMKFHEFVEKLQDIQQQGGDERLYLQQTLNDTVGRKIVMDFLGFNWNWINKQQGKRGWGQLTSNLLLIGMEGNVTPAHYDEQQNFFAQIKGHKRCILFPPDQFECLYPYPVHHPCDRQSQVDFDNPDYERFPNFQNVVGYETVVGPGDVLYIPMYWWHHIESLLNGGITITVNFWYKGAPTPKRIEYPLKAHQKVAIMRNIEKMLGEALGNPQEVGPLLNTMIKGRYN